In Methanooceanicella nereidis, the genomic stretch ATTTATCGGGAAGCTGCTCTCTTCGAGTGATTCTATAAGGTCGTGTATGGAGACCTCTTTACCTTTATATATGCAGGTCTGCGGCGTGCCCATAGGGTAAATGCGCTTCAATTCATCCTTGTTCCTGATCGGGAATTTGACCTCGGCCTTTCTCATCTGATCCACTAATAATATCTTAAGCTCATCGATCTCCGCAATTTCCTTAGGTGCCGATTCCTCTCCAGTTATCAAAGAACTCTTCTCAACCATAAAGTTCACCAGTATTTATGTATACATTTGTTTTTATATTATATAATATTATTTAACTACCATACACTTGCTGGTCAGCAGTGTAGCGGCGTCGCCAGCATTCTTTACCGGGAAGTCGCTGTCATCGAGCATATCTATGAACTCATGGATGGAGATCTCTTTACCTTTGAACATACAGGTATGCGGCGTGCCCTTAGGGTAAATGCCCTTCAGTTCATCCTTGTTCCTGATCGGGAACTGGACCTCCGCATCCCTTAGCTGATTCACTATCCTGATCTTTAAGTCCTCGATCTCTTCAAGTTCTGCCGGAGCATGCGGCTCTCTTCCAATCATCGCGCTTTTCTCAACCATATCGTTCACCAACCTATATATCTGTCATAATATTATATTAAATAGCATATAATTAAGATTATTTTTCAATAAATGCCACTATTGATAAAATAGTGAAGAAAAATGCAAATAATAAAGAAAATACGGACTTTTTAAGTAAAAAATTAATGGCAAGAGTGCTATCAGTCCATCCTTTCCGGGTCCGACTTCATATACTCCCGCAACACGGTGGTCGCATAGCAACCCTTAGGCAGGAAAAACCGGATGTCTGCCAGGCCATCCTGGGCCGTGAACGACGGCGTCACCTTTAACAGCACCTCACGTCTTAGCCCTGCCGACGTCAGTTCGGGTATCTGCCCGGCCACAAAATCATCCGTAGTTATGCCTTCCTCGTCAAGGACGTTCTTCTCGATCTCACCTATTTCGCCCTCATCGAACTTTGTGTCCCTTCCGATCAGAGGCAAAGTGATGAACGCCCTCTTTCGTTTCAACAGGTACATGATGTCGGGCATATTTTTACGAGTGACCACATCAGTCCTTGACGTATCCGGCTCCATCCGGTCGTTGACGAAACATACGACATCCCCTACGACAGGAACTACAATAGATATGCCCTTGATTATCCGCCTGCTCAACACTTTATTAAAGAGATATGACTGATACGCATGCACAAAAAGCTTTAAAAGTTTAGGGGATAGCGACCTGAAAGCCCCGATATAATCACCGGGATGCTCTATCAGGTGATGCATCATGGTGCGTTCGTATCTCAGGTTAAGAGGATATAGCTTAACGCCTTCCTTAAAGTCCCGCGTATCCATCACTACATCCCTTATCTGTCGATTCTCCTCGTTTTCCCAGGGGAAAGATCGCGCGATATATGTCATTGCAGCGCCCTCTATGTCGCCCTTTACAAGCATTTTGCCGACCAGATGAGTGACGGGACGTTTAATGCCAAAGCGCTGATAGCCAAAATAATTCGGGACACCGCCCCCGGCGTTGATTTTAGAAGTTATGGATGCGAGCCTTTCGTTGATTTCCGTACCCGTGAGCCCGATATTCCTTATCGTAATGTCAAACTCATTGCCGAAAAGGTCCCCGAGACCGATGTTCTTCCCGGACCGGCCGACAGGGGTCAGCTCTAAGCGCGGCAAATTTACATTATTAAGTTCTTCCTCGGAGATACCGCTTATGCTCATCAACTGGGTCGTCACTGCCCTCTTGTCCTTGGTCCCGGCTATGCCGATCCTTCCTTCGCTTATGCCAAGCTGCCTTGACAGGTCGCGGATCAGATGATGCGTCTCCCAGTTCTCTTTTTTAACCCTGACGATGAGGTGATCCCCGGTTTTGCCCGCCTTGATGTCAGATATCTCGTTTACCTTAAAGTCATCAACGTTAACTCTCAGGTCTCCGCCGATACCATCTTCATCCGTGAGGTATGCCTCAATGCCCATGAGCCGCTCAAGCTCGAATTCACTCTGCCTCACTGAGCATCACGCGTGATAGAAATCGAATTTGTCATCTTTGGCCCCGCCGGCTTCCGGTTTCTGGAAGTTTATAACGGGCACGGGCACCGCGGGCGGAAGGTTAAGGTTCTGGGAAAGCAGCATTGCCAGCGGCGTGATCCTGACCATCATGTTGTTGGCGACCTCGTTCTGGATGCCGGTATCCGCTTTGCCTGATTCCCAGTCCTTGAAGGCTTTTTCGGCATCCCCTCCGGCATGGTCGCAATATCCCTCGAACCTTATGTAGCCGATGGACGGGTTAAGATAATTGATCGTCACCGTGTATTCCACCCTTAGAACCTTTTCGGGCACTGCCGGGCTCTTTACCACTGAAAGGTTTCTCAGGTTGAGATCATAGTTAACGTTAATATTCTTATACTTGGACAATTCTTCCAGCGGGACATGCCTCGCTGACTCTATCTTGTTAATAGTGAAACCTATTATCATGTTATTACCTTTGATCACATCAGTTTTAAATGGCCGACGATCTTATCAAGCTTGATAGATTCCGCAGGCCCCATTCCGAGCGCGGTTATGGTGCCGGGCGGCACGCACGTCAATCCTGCGTCCTGTATGAGCGCGGTCGGGATGTCCATCCTGCGAGCCTCTTCCTTATACCGGAAAAGCTCTTCCACGGAATTTACCTTCAGCACGATCTTTTTTTGGCCTTCGCGCTTCCACTCCTCGAGAACCGATGGCCTCGCCCACTCAGAAGAGGATAAGGCCGCGTGAGCCACCTGGACAGCCATCTTGCCTTTTGGCAGCTTCAGGTCTTCCCTGACCAGTATGCATTGTTTATACTCCGTCATCATTATTACCGTTTTAAGCTATGAACCCAATATTGCGTTTAAAGACTATAACTTCATCGACACATGCCAGATACTAATTATATAATAATAGTTTATATTAAAAGACTTAAAGCTAGCGTACGGGTTACTTTAAGATACTTTAAAATAGTAGACACTTACTAAGGATAAGAGGCTTACCCCGGGTTGAAAAAATGGAATATGACGTAGTCGTTGTAGGTGCGGGCCCCGTGGGGTCGATGGCGGCCAAATATGCTGCAAAGAACGGCGCAAGGACCCTGCTGATCGAGGAACATAACGCGATAGGATCACCCGTATCATGCACAGGCCATATCAGCACCAGGGCTCTCGAAGAGTGTGAACTGGCCGAAGGCCCGTTCATCAACAAAAAAATAAGAGGCGCGTTCGTTTATGCCCCGAATAACAGGTCAGTGGTGATCGATGGCCGCCGAACGATGACATATGTGATAGAAAGAAAGATCTTCGACAGGGAGATGGCTAGGAGCGCTGCATCAGCCGGAGCCGAGATACTATTGAAGACAAGCGCCAGGTCCGTCAAAAAGACACGTGAAGGGACTATCCTTTATGCCAGCGGCGAAGGAGGGGACCTCGAGATTAAAACAAAGATCGTTATAGGGGCCGATGGCGTTAAAAGCAAGATAGCAAAATATGCAGGATTGGGGCGAGTGCCGCATATTTGTTCCGGGGTCCAGGTCGAGGCGAGCTATGAGCCCAGAGATCCGGAATATGTGGAGATATTTACGGGACGGAAGTATGTCCCCAACTATTTTGCGTGGTGCGTCCCTACATCGGGAGATTGCTGCAGGATCGGCCTGCTGACCGATACGGATGCTCATATGTACCTTAACAGGTTAATAACCGAACACGGTATCGTCTCGAAAAAAGCAAGGTCTTCCGTAGACATGATCGTCGGGGGAGTTCCTGTGGGAACGCTTAAGAAAACGGTGACTGACGGAGTTATGATCGTAGGGGATGCGGCAGGGCATGTCAAGCCAGTATCATATGGCGGAATATTTACAGGGGCCAGATGCGCGAAAATCGCCGGAGAGGTGGCCGCGAAAGCCGCCGCGGAAGGCAATGTCGGCGAGCAAAGGCTTATGGAATATGAAAAACGCTGGAAGGCCGAGATCGGCCGCGAGTTCATGTTCGGCATGAAATTCCGGGACATATACAGAAGAATGAGCGACGATGACATCAACGAGGCCGTAGCCATGCTCGATGATGAGGAGATACTCGAAACCATCACGAGATACGGCGACATTGACAGGCCGTCCATACTCGCGCGGGAGCTTTTCAGGATGTCCGGGAACAAGAGACTGTGGCAGTTCATGAAATTATTCGCCCGTGTCATCTTTTGATACAATAATGATATTATAGTACGGTATATCCAAAAAAAATTTAATAATGAAGACCTCATAAGTAACTAGAAATATCGTCGGTGCCTTTTGCGGTTGTTTTTTAAGCCGTACTTTACATTGTAGGGTCATATTATGGATAAAAAACAAGATGATAATGAATATGACAGATGCATGATCGCGGAGCAGATAATTGAAAATCTCCCGTTTCCGGTCATAGCTATCGGCCTGGACAAGAGTATCATATACTTGAACGGCAAGGCAAAAAACATGATAGCAGGGCGGGACCTCCCATGCTATGAATCGCTTCTAAAAAATACGGCCCCGTGTATTGATTGCCCGATGGATAACGGATATTTTGATAAAAACCATGATCAAAAGACATTATACATGAAAAGTGATAGCCCGGGACATATTTTTAGGTCAATTTCTCCATTATATGCTGACGGGAAGCTCGAAGGAGTCATCGAGCAGATCGCTGAAATGACAGCTTCGGCACACATCGGGGTCGAAAAGAGCGATGTCAGTGTCATACAAAAGAAGCAAAGCGAGATGAAAGACATTTTCATGAGCATTATACCTGTGTTGACGCGAAAGGTGTGCCAGGGAGATAGAAACCTTGTCATTAAAGATATAGGGGACAGGGTCGAGGCATACATGGAGTCCGTGATCATGGAAAACATGCCGGATGACCGGACAAGATTAGCATGCGTCTGTGAAATTTTCAATGAGATGGGAGGGAACTTCACTGCGGTCAACAGGGAGGACCACATAGAGATATCAGGCACAGTATGCCCCTGGGGCGACGATGCAGTTAACAATCCGATATTATGCAACATAACTAAGATGATATTCTCTCGCTCGTTATACAAAGAAAAGTTACATGTCGACCTTGTGGAGTCGATAGGCAACAGAGATGACAGATGCCTTTTAAGGGCATATAGAAAGTTATGAACATGGAAAAAGTATTATTAGTGTATATCCTTGACCAATATTTTTGGGAATAATGATTTATAGGGATCGGATAATTCTATGATCGATATGTCAGGCACTAATGATAGATCATTGGTCGGCAAGTGCGGGATCTATTGCGGCAGTTGCCCCATCTATAGGTCGTATAAGGACAGGGATGATAAGACGGCTTTTGAATTATCGTTCGCGACAAGATGCACGATAGACCAGGTAAGATGCGAAGGCTGCGGATCAGATGACAGATTCGTGCTGAGCCAAGGATGTTTCTACAGAAAATGCGCTGTGGAAAAAGGTTTGGCAGCGTGCGCGGAATGCGGCGATTACCCGTGTGAGAAGCTATCGTGGTTCTATGATGACGGCATAGCGAAAGAGAAGGAAGCCTCAAATAATTCGAACCGCATGAGGGAGACATCTATCGATGCATGGCTGGAAGAAGCGGATGATAGATGGCGATGCAAAAATTGTGACAGCCCTGTATCCATAGGAATTAAAAAATGCCATAAGTGCGGCCTGCCGGTTCAATGACCCATTGTACTTTGGGCGATCTCACATGATCATTATTTTTTAGCATTTAACAAAAAATTCTTATGTGAAGCTATACATTTAGGCTCTGATGACGTCGGTCAAAGAGGGTAAGGTCACTATCGAGATGGGAGAGGACGTTTTTTATAATCCCCGTATGGAAATGAACAGGGATATTAACGTAGCATGCATAACGGCCTTACCGGAAGTCTCGTCATACGTGGACGCGATGGCGGCCTCGGGCATACGAGGCATAAGAGTAAAGAAGGAAGTCCCCCGGCACATTGATGTGACTGTGAACGACCTTGAGGTATCGGCTTACGAGCTTATAATGGCTAACGCCCGGAACAATGGCGTTAGCGTGAACGCTTCAAACATGGGAGCGAACACGCTGCTTTCATCGACACAGTTTGATTTTGTCGACATCGACCCGTTCGGAACTCCCTCGCCGTATATAGATTCTGTCTGTAGATCGGCAAAAAAGGTGATGGGAATAACGGCAACGGACACTGCGCCGCTTTGCGGGGCTCATCTAAGGTCCGGTATGAGAAAATACGAGGCGTATCCGCTGAAAACGGAGTATCACTCCGAGATGGGCGTAAGGGTATTGCTGGGAAAAGTTGCCCGTGAGCTGGCGAAATATGACCGGGCTTTTAAGCCCTATCTATGCCATGCTACGGAGCATTATGTCAGGCTCTATCTTGGCGTTGAGTACGGCGTTGTCAGCGCGGACAGGATGCTGGATGAAGTGGGCTTCATAGTCCACTGTTTTAAATGCCTTAACAGGTATAGTATCAAAGGCCTTGCGGTACAAGCGCCTGAAAGATGCCCCGTATGCGGTAGTAAAGTCCAGATAGGCGGACCCATGTGGCTGGGCAGGACCAGGGACAGGGAATTCGTCAGCAATGTGATAGAGATAATGGAAAAAGGGGAATTCAAGAAAAAAGAGCGCGCGATACGGATGCTGGGGATCATCAGGGAAGAGACGGAGGTCCCGACGTTCTTTGACCAGCACAGGATATGCAAAGACCTTAAAGCTACGCCTACGGACATCAATACGCTGGTCGAAGCGCTGAAGGCAGAAGGATTTAGCGCTTCAAGAACGCATTATTCGGGCACGGGATTTAAGACTGATGCCCCAATAAATGTCGTTAAATCCATAATTACCAAATTTTCATAAATTTCTACATTTTCTTAGAATAATATCGAAATTTTTCAATTAGTAATTTCAAAATTGCATTTATATTCGCCTTTTCTTATATCTTTATATACACGAAAGTTTATTTACTCTTATACTGATTATAATAAAAGCTATCAGTGATTAATCGGTGAGCGTATGGAAATACTATCGAACATATCAGCGCTATTCCATATATTCCTGCTTGTGTTAGTCTTATTGCTATCTATACTGGTCGTATTGCTAACGCCAAAGGTCAGAGAAATTGAGAACAACATGATAAAAACGATCTCATATATCATACTTGGTATATTGTCGTTCTCCCTTGTAGGGGTGGCTTTTAATCTATGGCAGCCTTCCGGCAGTGTTGATGCAGTGTCATTGCTTCAGCCGTATATGCAGTTTTATCCGATATTCATATTATCGATAGCCCTGTCGGCAGTCATACTTGTCACATATATGGAAAAAGAGAGATACGGCCATATCTTTGCGGGCGCAGGATTTGCCGTGCTTCTACCAGATATTCTAACTTATATTCATTATGGAAGATATGACCTTGTATTGCTGGGATTCGCACTGTGGGCGATAATCCCGACCTTATGGGTACGAATGTGGAAGGATAATATCTATGAGCCGACAACATTTAAGGAAAAAGCGATAATAGCCTTAAAGGCGGCTATACTAACATATCCGGTATACATCACTACAGGACTTGTCGCGATATTCGGAGAAAGCCAGAGGAGCATCGACCCGGCGGTCATGTCCTCGCTTACCACGAACATGCAGAACATTGTCTGGTTCGTATTGATCACGTTATGGCTATACCTGCTGATCAATACATTGATCGTATCCATCATGTTCGTCATACACGACCTCGCTATCCACACGTTAAATATCAGGAGGGTGGTCACTCCAAAGCAGGACATCCAGTATATCAAGGAACAGCAGGTCATAATAAAGCGCCAGGAGAAGAAGGAAAGACCGGACGCATACAAGGGCCTTATAGAGGAAATGAGCGTATTCCATAAGTATCTGGACCAGGTCGACAGGCTCAGGGCGGCATCGACGATAGCCAGGTTCAAGAATGAATACCAGACAATAGCCGCAAGGTACAACGATGGGTCAAAAGCTGAGGCGGAAAGGATAATAAAATCACTGGACCAAGAGTTTAAGAGAAGGTATGCTTAATAAAGCATATTTAAGAAGGAATAAAAATGGCACTGTTGAAACGCGATGACCTGATCAAAATAATTGAAACTTGTCAAATAAAGGGGCAGGACGAAGCCATTATCAGAGCTTTGATGTATATCAACCTCGGTTATCCTATCATGCTTTACGGCCCCCCGGGGAACGGTAAGACAACCATAGCCGAGCATATATTACGCTATATATCAGGCGGGGACAACTATCACCGTATCGAAGCCACTGAAGGCATGACAGAATACCATACCATCGGCGGTTTCCACCCGCTCTCCATGTCAGGTAACCCGGAGCTGTCAAAACAATTTGTCTATAAGGACGGCGTTATAACCCGTGCGCTTGTCGAAAGTAAGAACTTATTGATCGACGAGTTCACCCGG encodes the following:
- a CDS encoding MTH865 family protein, with the translated sequence MVEKSSLITGEESAPKEIAEIDELKILLVDQMRKAEVKFPIRNKDELKRIYPMGTPQTCIYKGKEVSIHDLIESLEESSFPINNVGDAATLLTSKCLR
- a CDS encoding MTH865 family protein, yielding MVEKSAMIGREPHAPAELEEIEDLKIRIVNQLRDAEVQFPIRNKDELKGIYPKGTPHTCMFKGKEISIHEFIDMLDDSDFPVKNAGDAATLLTSKCMVVK
- the truD gene encoding tRNA pseudouridine(13) synthase TruD; the encoded protein is MRQSEFELERLMGIEAYLTDEDGIGGDLRVNVDDFKVNEISDIKAGKTGDHLIVRVKKENWETHHLIRDLSRQLGISEGRIGIAGTKDKRAVTTQLMSISGISEEELNNVNLPRLELTPVGRSGKNIGLGDLFGNEFDITIRNIGLTGTEINERLASITSKINAGGGVPNYFGYQRFGIKRPVTHLVGKMLVKGDIEGAAMTYIARSFPWENEENRQIRDVVMDTRDFKEGVKLYPLNLRYERTMMHHLIEHPGDYIGAFRSLSPKLLKLFVHAYQSYLFNKVLSRRIIKGISIVVPVVGDVVCFVNDRMEPDTSRTDVVTRKNMPDIMYLLKRKRAFITLPLIGRDTKFDEGEIGEIEKNVLDEEGITTDDFVAGQIPELTSAGLRREVLLKVTPSFTAQDGLADIRFFLPKGCYATTVLREYMKSDPERMD
- the pth2 gene encoding peptidyl-tRNA hydrolase Pth2, which translates into the protein MTEYKQCILVREDLKLPKGKMAVQVAHAALSSSEWARPSVLEEWKREGQKKIVLKVNSVEELFRYKEEARRMDIPTALIQDAGLTCVPPGTITALGMGPAESIKLDKIVGHLKLM
- a CDS encoding NAD(P)/FAD-dependent oxidoreductase: MEYDVVVVGAGPVGSMAAKYAAKNGARTLLIEEHNAIGSPVSCTGHISTRALEECELAEGPFINKKIRGAFVYAPNNRSVVIDGRRTMTYVIERKIFDREMARSAASAGAEILLKTSARSVKKTREGTILYASGEGGDLEIKTKIVIGADGVKSKIAKYAGLGRVPHICSGVQVEASYEPRDPEYVEIFTGRKYVPNYFAWCVPTSGDCCRIGLLTDTDAHMYLNRLITEHGIVSKKARSSVDMIVGGVPVGTLKKTVTDGVMIVGDAAGHVKPVSYGGIFTGARCAKIAGEVAAKAAAEGNVGEQRLMEYEKRWKAEIGREFMFGMKFRDIYRRMSDDDINEAVAMLDDEEILETITRYGDIDRPSILARELFRMSGNKRLWQFMKLFARVIF
- a CDS encoding methanogen output domain 1-containing protein — encoded protein: MDKKQDDNEYDRCMIAEQIIENLPFPVIAIGLDKSIIYLNGKAKNMIAGRDLPCYESLLKNTAPCIDCPMDNGYFDKNHDQKTLYMKSDSPGHIFRSISPLYADGKLEGVIEQIAEMTASAHIGVEKSDVSVIQKKQSEMKDIFMSIIPVLTRKVCQGDRNLVIKDIGDRVEAYMESVIMENMPDDRTRLACVCEIFNEMGGNFTAVNREDHIEISGTVCPWGDDAVNNPILCNITKMIFSRSLYKEKLHVDLVESIGNRDDRCLLRAYRKL
- a CDS encoding DUF3795 domain-containing protein; its protein translation is MSGTNDRSLVGKCGIYCGSCPIYRSYKDRDDKTAFELSFATRCTIDQVRCEGCGSDDRFVLSQGCFYRKCAVEKGLAACAECGDYPCEKLSWFYDDGIAKEKEASNNSNRMRETSIDAWLEEADDRWRCKNCDSPVSIGIKKCHKCGLPVQ
- a CDS encoding tRNA (guanine(10)-N(2))-dimethyltransferase is translated as MTSVKEGKVTIEMGEDVFYNPRMEMNRDINVACITALPEVSSYVDAMAASGIRGIRVKKEVPRHIDVTVNDLEVSAYELIMANARNNGVSVNASNMGANTLLSSTQFDFVDIDPFGTPSPYIDSVCRSAKKVMGITATDTAPLCGAHLRSGMRKYEAYPLKTEYHSEMGVRVLLGKVARELAKYDRAFKPYLCHATEHYVRLYLGVEYGVVSADRMLDEVGFIVHCFKCLNRYSIKGLAVQAPERCPVCGSKVQIGGPMWLGRTRDREFVSNVIEIMEKGEFKKKERAIRMLGIIREETEVPTFFDQHRICKDLKATPTDINTLVEALKAEGFSASRTHYSGTGFKTDAPINVVKSIITKFS